The genomic region GGCGTTGGGGCCTGTGGGGCTTTGGGGGTTCATGTGCAGGGGCATTCCCTGGGAAAGGGAAGCAATGTAGGCTTCCAAGGCCACCATCACCGGGCCTCCCAGGGGTGGCAGGGTACCGTTCATGCTGCGCATGAAGCAGTCCTCGATGCGGTTTTGCAGGGAGATCACGGCCTTTTCCCGGGGGGAGTACGCGGGGAAGGCGGTGGCGGTACCTATGAGGGGGAGTCCCTTAAGGTCCTGCCCCCCGTTGAGGTGGCAAGAGGTGCAGTTCAGGGCGTTGCCCACATAGGCCTTGCTAAGGGGATGGTCCTTGGTGTTCATGAAGATGTCCTTGCCCAGGGCGATGACCTGGTCCAAGCTCTCGGGGAAATCCGGCGGTAGGGTGGGCACCGGACCGCTGGCCTTGGCCAACCCCACGCCCCCGCTCCCCTCGGCCTGCCTCTGGAGCAAAAGGCGAGTGCCAAAGTAGAAGCTGGTAGCCGCAAAGGCCAACAGCAACACCAGGAGGATGGCCTGGGTCAGATCCGGGGTTTTCCGCTTCATACTCTGCCTCCTTTTCTGCCCCCTTTGCCGTAGGGAAGGGGGATGTACTGGACGCTGGGACGCCTGGCCTGGGTCTGGGGATAAAGGGCCATGAGGGCGTAGACCTCCTGGGGCATCGTGGTGGAAACGGGAAGCCCCAACCCCTTGGCCTCTCCCACGGTGATGGGGTAGTCGTGGGTCCAGGTGCCCTGGGAAAGGAGACCTGCGGTGGTGGCGGCCCTTTCGGGGTCAAGGTGTTTGGCCAGCAGGGTCTCCACCAGTTGGCCAACCTGTCGCAGGGCCTTGGCGGCAATATCGGCCTGGATCAGGGTGGCGTCCTCGATCTTTTCCAAAGGTTTGGTCTTGACCAGGGCCACGAGGCTTGCTGCCGGGTACTCCCCGATCTGGGGATCCACGGGGCCCAACACCGCGTTCTCGTCCATGACGATCTCGTCGGCCGCCAAGGCGATGAGGGTTCCCCCGGACATGGCGTAGTGGGGGACGAAGACGGTCACCTTGGCGGGGTGTTTGAGGAGGGCCATGGCGATCTGCTCCGCCGCCAGGACCAGCCCCCCAGGGGTGTGGAGGATGAGGTCAATGGGGACATTGGGGTCCGTCAGGCGGATGGCCCTTAGGATCTCCT from Thermus albus harbors:
- a CDS encoding c-type cytochrome: MKRKTPDLTQAILLVLLLAFAATSFYFGTRLLLQRQAEGSGGVGLAKASGPVPTLPPDFPESLDQVIALGKDIFMNTKDHPLSKAYVGNALNCTSCHLNGGQDLKGLPLIGTATAFPAYSPREKAVISLQNRIEDCFMRSMNGTLPPLGGPVMVALEAYIASLSQGMPLHMNPQSPTGPNALKPLAVDWTQADSQRGQNLYQAKCAVCHAADGQGQVGPPLWGPRSYNAGAGLANWKNLAAFIHGAMPLGNPNLSPEEARDIAAFVDSQPRPTFDLKAHLPGPDGLGVYTSKVAEEVKKVEPVK
- a CDS encoding SDH family Clp fold serine proteinase — its product is MDIGGVINSLFWLFLIFTFLSPYLQRQALEAARTRQILNLEKKRGSRVITLIHRQEAINLLGIPVVRYIDVDDSEEILRAIRLTDPNVPIDLILHTPGGLVLAAEQIAMALLKHPAKVTVFVPHYAMSGGTLIALAADEIVMDENAVLGPVDPQIGEYPAASLVALVKTKPLEKIEDATLIQADIAAKALRQVGQLVETLLAKHLDPERAATTAGLLSQGTWTHDYPITVGEAKGLGLPVSTTMPQEVYALMALYPQTQARRPSVQYIPLPYGKGGRKGGRV